One part of the Heptranchias perlo isolate sHepPer1 unplaced genomic scaffold, sHepPer1.hap1 HAP1_SCAFFOLD_1005, whole genome shotgun sequence genome encodes these proteins:
- the LOC137307472 gene encoding protein PAT1 homolog 2-like: ESDFSQILNICKGKKLLSRLLPVLRPANGLEVVLAIASHLPDLVQEDTDQALPLLFDPLTLIIGGLSFTEMIEVLQELTTNLPGTTGSSLRPVFQNKFSISLLYALLSHGEQLLSLDTRMEPGIGDFKKWTDTIFLVAKELAQVPQSSVAEPLSLPSNLLSLFCRYVDKQMVHNWRTRWSEYDLVCCFGRHT; the protein is encoded by the exons AGAGTCAGACTTCTCCCAGATTCTGAACATCTGCAAGGGGAAGAAGCTGCTATCTCGCCTGCTCCCAGTTCTGCGGCCCGCCAACGGGCTTGAGGTGGTGCTGGCCATTGCTTCCCACTTGCCCGACTTGGTGCAGGAGGACACTGATCAG gcCCTACCGCTGCTGTTTGACCCGTTGACACTAATTATCGGTGGCCTGTCCTTCACGGAGATGATTGAGGTCCTCCAGGAGTTGACCACCAATCTTCCTGGGACCACAGGGAGCTCACTGCGACCGGTCTTCCAGAACAAG TTCAGCATCTCCCTCCTGTACGCCCTCCTGAGCCACGGTGAacagctcctctctctcgacactcgAATGGAACCTGGCATCGGTGACTTCAAGAAATG GACGGACACCATCTTCCTGGTTGCCAAGGAGCTCGCTCAGGTCCCCCAGTCTTCGGTGGCCGAGCCCCTCAGCCTTCCCAGCAACCTGCTCTCCCTCTTCTGCCGTTACGTCGACAAGCAGATGGTCCACAACTGGAGGACAAGATGGAGTGAGTATGACCTTGTGTGTTGTTTTGGGCGCcacacctga